The Delphinus delphis chromosome 10, mDelDel1.2, whole genome shotgun sequence genome includes a region encoding these proteins:
- the VARS1 gene encoding valine--tRNA ligase isoform X1, with translation MSVLYVSPHPDAFPSLRALIAARYGEHGEGPGWGGAHPRICLQPPPTSRSPFPPPRLPALEQGPGGLWVWGATAVAQLLWPAGLGGPGGSRAAVLVQQWVSYADTELIPAACGATLPALGLRSSGQDPQAALAALGRALSPLEEWLRLHTYLAGEAPTLADLAAVTALLLPFRYVLDPSARRIWGNVTRWFITCVQQPEFRAVLGEVAVYSGARPLSQQPGSEVPAPPKTAAQLKKEAKKREKLEKFQQKQKVQQQQPPPGEQKKPKPEKREKRDPGVITYDLPTPPGEKKDVSGTMPDSYSPQYVEAAWYPWWEQQGFFRPEYGRSSVSAPNPRGIFMMCIPPPNVTGSLHLGHALTNAIQDSLTRWHRMRGETTLWNPGCDHAGIATQVVVEKKLWREQGLSRHQLGREAFLREVWKWKEEKGDRIYHQLKKLGSSLDWNRACFTMDPKLSAAVTEAFVQLHEEGVIYRSTRLVNWSCTLNSAISDIEVDKKELTGRTLLSVPGYKEKVEFGVLVSFAYKVQGSDSDEEVLVATTRIETMLGDVAVAVHPKDPRYQHLKGKSVTHPFVPRSLPIIFDDFVDMEFGTGAVKITPAHDQNDYEVGQRHGLEAISIMDAQGALVNVPPPFLGLPRFEARKAVLAALKERGLFRGTEDNPMVVPLCNRSKDVVEPLLRPQWYVRCGEMAQAASAAVTRGDLRILPEAHQRTWHAWMDNIRDWCISRQLWWGHRIPAYFVTVSDPAVPPGEDPDGRYWVSGRTKAEALEKAAEEFGVSPDKISLQQDEDVLDTWFSSGLFPFSILGWPSQSEDLSVFYPGTLLETGHDILFFWVARMVMLGLKLTGRLPFREVYLHAIVRDAHGRKMSKSLGNVIDPLDVIHGVSLQGLHDQLLNSNLDPSEVEKAKEGQKADFPAGIPECGTDALRFGLCAYTSQGRDINLDVNRILGYRHFCNKLWNATKFALRGLGKDFVPSPTSEPGGRGSLVDRWIRSRLTEAVRLSNQGFQAYDFPAVTTAQYSFWLYELCDVYLECLKPVLSGVDQVAAEHARQTLYTCLDVGLRLLSPFMPFVTEELFQRLPRRTPQAPPSLCVTSYPEPSECSWKDPEAEGAFELALSITRAVRSLRADYNLTRIRPDCFLEVADEATGALASAVSGYVQTLASAGIVAVLALGASAPQGCAVALASDRCSVHLQLQGLVDPARELGKLQAKRSEAQRQAQRLRERRAASGYTVKVPLKVQEADEAKLQQTEAELRKVDEAISLFQKML, from the exons atgtccgttctctacgtctctCCTCACCCCGATGCCTTCCCCAGCCTCCGAGCCCTTATAGCTGCTCGCTACGGGGAGCATGGGGAGGGTCCGGGATGGGGAGGAGCCCACCCCCGCATCTGTCTCCAGCCGCCCCCGACCAGCAGGAGTCCCTTTCCGCCACCCCGCCTGCCCGCCCTGGAACAGGGGCCCGGTGGGCTCTGGGTGTGGGGggccactgctgtggcccagctgCTGTGGCCAGCAGGCCTGGGGGGCCCTGGGGGTAGTCGGGCAGCCGTCCTCGTCCAACAGTGGGTCAGTTACGCAGACACGGAGCTGATACCAGCTGCCTGTGGGGCAACGCTGCCAGCCTTGGGACTCCGAAGCTCTGGCCAGGACCCCCAG GCTGCACTTGCGGCCCTGGGCAGGGCCCTGAGCCCCTTGGAAGAGTGGCTTCGGCTGCACACCTACTTGGCTGGAGAGGCCCCCACTCTGGCTGACCTGGCGGCTGTCACAGCTTTGCTGCTGCCTTTCCGTTAT GTCCTGGACCCCTCTGCCCGCCGGATTTGGGGTAATGTCACTCGCTGGTTTATCACATGTGTCCAGCAGCCAGAATTCCGGGCCGTGCTGGGAGAGGTGGCTGTGTATTCAGGGGCCAGGCCTCTCTCCCAACAGCCAG GCTCTGAGGTCCCTGCACCCCCAAAGACAGCTGCTCAACTcaagaaagaggcaaagaaacGGGAGAAGCTAGAGAAATTCCAACAGAAGCAGAAGGTCCAACAGCAGCAGCCACCCCCTGGGGAG CAGAAGAAGCCAAAaccagagaagagggagaaacgGGATCCTGGGGTCATTACCTATGACCTCCCAACCCCACCTGGAGAAAAGAAAG aTGTCAGTGGCACCATGCCTGACTCCTACAGCCCTCAGTATGTGGAGGCTGCCTGGTACCCTTGGTGGGAGCAGCAGGGCTTCTTCAGGCCCGAGTATGGG CGTTCCAGTGTGTCAGCACCAAATCCTCGGGGCATCTTCATGATGTGCATTCCACCCCCCAACGTGACAGGCTCTCTGCACCTGGGCCACGCGCTCACCAACGCCATCCAGGACTCCCTGACCCGATG GCACCGCATGCGCGGGGAGACCACCCTGTGGAATCCTGGCTGTGACCACGCGGGCATTGCCACCCAGGTGGTGGTGGAGAAGAAACTCTGGCGGGAGCAGGGGCTGAGTCGGCACCAGCTGGGCCGAGAGGCCTTTCTGCGGGAGGTCTGGAAGTGGAAGGAGGA GAAAGGTGACCGGATTTACCACCAGCTGAAAAAGCTTGGCAGCTCCTTGGACTGGAATCGAGCCTGTTTCACCATGGATCCT AAACTGTCAGCAGCCGTGACGGAGGCCTTTGTCCAGCTCCATGAGGAAGGAGTCATCTACCGTAGTACCCGCCTTGTCAACTGGTCCTGCACCCTCAACTCTGCCATCTCGGACATCGAG GTGGATAAGAAGGAGTTGACAGGCCGCACACTGCTCTCTGTGCCTGGCTACAAGGAGAAGGTGGAGTTTGGGGTCCTCGTCTCCTTTGCTTACAAGGTCCAAGGCTCAG ACAGCGACGAGGAGGTGCTGGTGGCAACAACTCGGATTGAGACGATGCTGGGAGACGTGGCCGTAGCCGTGCACCCCAAAGACCCCAGATACCAG caCCTGAAGGGGAAGAGCGTGACCCACCCGTTCGTGCCTCGGAGCCTCCCCATCATCTTCGATGATTTCGTGGACATGGAGTTCGGCACAG GCGCGGTGAAGATCACCCCTGCACACGACCAGAATGACTATGAGGTTGGGCAGCGGCATGGGCTGGAGGCCATCAGCATCATGGACGCCCAAGGGGCCCTTGTCAACGTGCCCCCACCTTTCCTG GGCCTGCCCAGGTTTGAGGCCAGAAAGGCAGTGTTGGCGGCGCTGAAGGAGCGGGGATTGTTCCGTGGCACTGAGGACAACCCCATGGTGGTGCCACTTTGCAA CCGCTCCAAGGATGTGGTGGAGCCTCTCCTGCGGCCGCAGTGGTACGTGCGCTGTGGGGAGATGGCCCAGGCCGCCAGCGCTGCTGTGACACGGGGCGACCTCCGCATCCTGCCCGAGGCCCATCAACGCACATGGCATGCCTGGATGGACAACATCAG GGACTGGTGCATCTCCCGGCAGCTGTGGTGGGGCCATCGCATTCCAGCCTATTTCGTCACTGTCAGTGACCCAGCTGTACCCCCAGGGGAG GACCCTGATGGGCGGTACTGGGTGAGCGGGCGCACCAAGGCCGAGGCTCTGGAGAAGGCAGCCGAGGAGTTCGGAGTGTCCCCGGACAAGATCAGTCTCCAGCAAG ATGAAGACGTACTGGACACCTGGTTCTCCTCTGGcctcttccccttctccatcCTGGGCTGGCCCAGCCAG TCGGAAGATCTGAGTGTGTTCTACCCGGGGACGCTGCTGGAGACGGGCCACGATATCCTCTTCTTCTGGGTGGCCAGGATGGTCATGCTTGGCCTGAAGCTCACTGGCAGGCTGCCCTTCAGAGAG GTCTACCTCCACGCCATCGTGCGGGATGCCCACGGCCGGAAGATGAGCAAGTCTCTAGGCAACGTCATTGACCCCCTGGACGTTATCCACGGAGTCTCTCTGCAG GGCCTCCACGACCAGTTACTGAACAGCAACCTGGATCCCAGCGAGGTGGAAAAGGCTAAAGAAGGGCAG AAGGCAGATTTCCCGGCGGGGATCCCTGAGTGTGGCACCGATGCTCTCCGGTTTGGACTGTGCGCCTACACGTCCCAGG GCCGTGACATCAACCTGGATGTGAACCGGATATTGGGATACCGCCATTTCTGCAACAAGCTCTGGAACGCCACCAAGTTTGCCCTCCGTGGCCTTGGGAAGGATTTTGTGCCCTCACCCACCTCTGAG CCTGGAGGCCGCGGGAGCCTGGTGGACCGCTGGATCCGCAGCCGGCTGACCGAAGCTGTGAGGCTCAGCAACCAGGGTTTCCAGGCCTACGACTTCCCAGCTGTCACCACCGCCCAGTACAGCTTCTGGCTCTACGAGCTCTGTGATGTGTACCTG gagtGCCTGAAGCCTGTGCTGAGTGGGGTGGACCAGGTGGCGGCCGAGCACGCCCGCCAGACCCTCTACACCTGCCTGGACGTCGGCCTGCGGCTGCTCTCGCCCTTCATGCCCTTTGTGACCGAGGAGCTGTTCCAGAGGCTGCCCCGGCGCACGCCACAAGCTCCCCCTAGCCTCTGCGTTACCTCCTACCCGGAGCCCTCGGAG TGCTCCTGGAAGGACCCTGAGGCGGAAGGCGCCTTCGAGCTGGCCCTGAGCATCACTCGAGCCGTGCGCTCCCTGCGTGCCGACTACAACCTCACCCGGATCCGGCCCGACT GTTTCCTGGAAGTGGCTGATGAGGCCACAGGCGCCCTGGCATCAGCAGTGTCGGGCTACGTGCAGACGCTGGCCAGCGCGGGTATAGTGGCTGTCCTGGCGCTGGGGGCTTCTGCACCCCAGGGCTGCGCTGTGGCCCTGGCTTCTGACCGCTGCTCTGTCCACCTGCAGCTGCAGGGCCTGGTAGACCCGGCCCGGGAGCTGGGCAAACTGCAGGCCAAGCGCAGTGAGGCACAGCGGCAGGCCCAGCGTCTACGGGAACGCCGCGCTGCCTCGGGCTACACTGTCAAGGTGCCCCTCAAAGTCCAGGAGGCAGATGAAGCCAAG CTCCAGCAGACAGAAGCAGAGCTCAGGAAGGTCGATGAGGCCATCTCCCTATTTCAGAAGATGCTGTGA
- the VARS1 gene encoding valine--tRNA ligase isoform X2, which produces MSVLYVSPHPDAFPSLRALIAARYGEHGEGPGWGGAHPRICLQPPPTSRSPFPPPRLPALEQGPGGLWVWGATAVAQLLWPAGLGGPGGSRAAVLVQQWVSYADTELIPAACGATLPALGLRSSGQDPQAALAALGRALSPLEEWLRLHTYLAGEAPTLADLAAVTALLLPFRYVLDPSARRIWGNVTRWFITCVQQPEFRAVLGEVAVYSGARPLSQQPGSEVPAPPKTAAQLKKEAKKREKLEKFQQKQKVQQQQPPPGEKKPKPEKREKRDPGVITYDLPTPPGEKKDVSGTMPDSYSPQYVEAAWYPWWEQQGFFRPEYGRSSVSAPNPRGIFMMCIPPPNVTGSLHLGHALTNAIQDSLTRWHRMRGETTLWNPGCDHAGIATQVVVEKKLWREQGLSRHQLGREAFLREVWKWKEEKGDRIYHQLKKLGSSLDWNRACFTMDPKLSAAVTEAFVQLHEEGVIYRSTRLVNWSCTLNSAISDIEVDKKELTGRTLLSVPGYKEKVEFGVLVSFAYKVQGSDSDEEVLVATTRIETMLGDVAVAVHPKDPRYQHLKGKSVTHPFVPRSLPIIFDDFVDMEFGTGAVKITPAHDQNDYEVGQRHGLEAISIMDAQGALVNVPPPFLGLPRFEARKAVLAALKERGLFRGTEDNPMVVPLCNRSKDVVEPLLRPQWYVRCGEMAQAASAAVTRGDLRILPEAHQRTWHAWMDNIRDWCISRQLWWGHRIPAYFVTVSDPAVPPGEDPDGRYWVSGRTKAEALEKAAEEFGVSPDKISLQQDEDVLDTWFSSGLFPFSILGWPSQSEDLSVFYPGTLLETGHDILFFWVARMVMLGLKLTGRLPFREVYLHAIVRDAHGRKMSKSLGNVIDPLDVIHGVSLQGLHDQLLNSNLDPSEVEKAKEGQKADFPAGIPECGTDALRFGLCAYTSQGRDINLDVNRILGYRHFCNKLWNATKFALRGLGKDFVPSPTSEPGGRGSLVDRWIRSRLTEAVRLSNQGFQAYDFPAVTTAQYSFWLYELCDVYLECLKPVLSGVDQVAAEHARQTLYTCLDVGLRLLSPFMPFVTEELFQRLPRRTPQAPPSLCVTSYPEPSECSWKDPEAEGAFELALSITRAVRSLRADYNLTRIRPDCFLEVADEATGALASAVSGYVQTLASAGIVAVLALGASAPQGCAVALASDRCSVHLQLQGLVDPARELGKLQAKRSEAQRQAQRLRERRAASGYTVKVPLKVQEADEAKLQQTEAELRKVDEAISLFQKML; this is translated from the exons atgtccgttctctacgtctctCCTCACCCCGATGCCTTCCCCAGCCTCCGAGCCCTTATAGCTGCTCGCTACGGGGAGCATGGGGAGGGTCCGGGATGGGGAGGAGCCCACCCCCGCATCTGTCTCCAGCCGCCCCCGACCAGCAGGAGTCCCTTTCCGCCACCCCGCCTGCCCGCCCTGGAACAGGGGCCCGGTGGGCTCTGGGTGTGGGGggccactgctgtggcccagctgCTGTGGCCAGCAGGCCTGGGGGGCCCTGGGGGTAGTCGGGCAGCCGTCCTCGTCCAACAGTGGGTCAGTTACGCAGACACGGAGCTGATACCAGCTGCCTGTGGGGCAACGCTGCCAGCCTTGGGACTCCGAAGCTCTGGCCAGGACCCCCAG GCTGCACTTGCGGCCCTGGGCAGGGCCCTGAGCCCCTTGGAAGAGTGGCTTCGGCTGCACACCTACTTGGCTGGAGAGGCCCCCACTCTGGCTGACCTGGCGGCTGTCACAGCTTTGCTGCTGCCTTTCCGTTAT GTCCTGGACCCCTCTGCCCGCCGGATTTGGGGTAATGTCACTCGCTGGTTTATCACATGTGTCCAGCAGCCAGAATTCCGGGCCGTGCTGGGAGAGGTGGCTGTGTATTCAGGGGCCAGGCCTCTCTCCCAACAGCCAG GCTCTGAGGTCCCTGCACCCCCAAAGACAGCTGCTCAACTcaagaaagaggcaaagaaacGGGAGAAGCTAGAGAAATTCCAACAGAAGCAGAAGGTCCAACAGCAGCAGCCACCCCCTGGGGAG AAGAAGCCAAAaccagagaagagggagaaacgGGATCCTGGGGTCATTACCTATGACCTCCCAACCCCACCTGGAGAAAAGAAAG aTGTCAGTGGCACCATGCCTGACTCCTACAGCCCTCAGTATGTGGAGGCTGCCTGGTACCCTTGGTGGGAGCAGCAGGGCTTCTTCAGGCCCGAGTATGGG CGTTCCAGTGTGTCAGCACCAAATCCTCGGGGCATCTTCATGATGTGCATTCCACCCCCCAACGTGACAGGCTCTCTGCACCTGGGCCACGCGCTCACCAACGCCATCCAGGACTCCCTGACCCGATG GCACCGCATGCGCGGGGAGACCACCCTGTGGAATCCTGGCTGTGACCACGCGGGCATTGCCACCCAGGTGGTGGTGGAGAAGAAACTCTGGCGGGAGCAGGGGCTGAGTCGGCACCAGCTGGGCCGAGAGGCCTTTCTGCGGGAGGTCTGGAAGTGGAAGGAGGA GAAAGGTGACCGGATTTACCACCAGCTGAAAAAGCTTGGCAGCTCCTTGGACTGGAATCGAGCCTGTTTCACCATGGATCCT AAACTGTCAGCAGCCGTGACGGAGGCCTTTGTCCAGCTCCATGAGGAAGGAGTCATCTACCGTAGTACCCGCCTTGTCAACTGGTCCTGCACCCTCAACTCTGCCATCTCGGACATCGAG GTGGATAAGAAGGAGTTGACAGGCCGCACACTGCTCTCTGTGCCTGGCTACAAGGAGAAGGTGGAGTTTGGGGTCCTCGTCTCCTTTGCTTACAAGGTCCAAGGCTCAG ACAGCGACGAGGAGGTGCTGGTGGCAACAACTCGGATTGAGACGATGCTGGGAGACGTGGCCGTAGCCGTGCACCCCAAAGACCCCAGATACCAG caCCTGAAGGGGAAGAGCGTGACCCACCCGTTCGTGCCTCGGAGCCTCCCCATCATCTTCGATGATTTCGTGGACATGGAGTTCGGCACAG GCGCGGTGAAGATCACCCCTGCACACGACCAGAATGACTATGAGGTTGGGCAGCGGCATGGGCTGGAGGCCATCAGCATCATGGACGCCCAAGGGGCCCTTGTCAACGTGCCCCCACCTTTCCTG GGCCTGCCCAGGTTTGAGGCCAGAAAGGCAGTGTTGGCGGCGCTGAAGGAGCGGGGATTGTTCCGTGGCACTGAGGACAACCCCATGGTGGTGCCACTTTGCAA CCGCTCCAAGGATGTGGTGGAGCCTCTCCTGCGGCCGCAGTGGTACGTGCGCTGTGGGGAGATGGCCCAGGCCGCCAGCGCTGCTGTGACACGGGGCGACCTCCGCATCCTGCCCGAGGCCCATCAACGCACATGGCATGCCTGGATGGACAACATCAG GGACTGGTGCATCTCCCGGCAGCTGTGGTGGGGCCATCGCATTCCAGCCTATTTCGTCACTGTCAGTGACCCAGCTGTACCCCCAGGGGAG GACCCTGATGGGCGGTACTGGGTGAGCGGGCGCACCAAGGCCGAGGCTCTGGAGAAGGCAGCCGAGGAGTTCGGAGTGTCCCCGGACAAGATCAGTCTCCAGCAAG ATGAAGACGTACTGGACACCTGGTTCTCCTCTGGcctcttccccttctccatcCTGGGCTGGCCCAGCCAG TCGGAAGATCTGAGTGTGTTCTACCCGGGGACGCTGCTGGAGACGGGCCACGATATCCTCTTCTTCTGGGTGGCCAGGATGGTCATGCTTGGCCTGAAGCTCACTGGCAGGCTGCCCTTCAGAGAG GTCTACCTCCACGCCATCGTGCGGGATGCCCACGGCCGGAAGATGAGCAAGTCTCTAGGCAACGTCATTGACCCCCTGGACGTTATCCACGGAGTCTCTCTGCAG GGCCTCCACGACCAGTTACTGAACAGCAACCTGGATCCCAGCGAGGTGGAAAAGGCTAAAGAAGGGCAG AAGGCAGATTTCCCGGCGGGGATCCCTGAGTGTGGCACCGATGCTCTCCGGTTTGGACTGTGCGCCTACACGTCCCAGG GCCGTGACATCAACCTGGATGTGAACCGGATATTGGGATACCGCCATTTCTGCAACAAGCTCTGGAACGCCACCAAGTTTGCCCTCCGTGGCCTTGGGAAGGATTTTGTGCCCTCACCCACCTCTGAG CCTGGAGGCCGCGGGAGCCTGGTGGACCGCTGGATCCGCAGCCGGCTGACCGAAGCTGTGAGGCTCAGCAACCAGGGTTTCCAGGCCTACGACTTCCCAGCTGTCACCACCGCCCAGTACAGCTTCTGGCTCTACGAGCTCTGTGATGTGTACCTG gagtGCCTGAAGCCTGTGCTGAGTGGGGTGGACCAGGTGGCGGCCGAGCACGCCCGCCAGACCCTCTACACCTGCCTGGACGTCGGCCTGCGGCTGCTCTCGCCCTTCATGCCCTTTGTGACCGAGGAGCTGTTCCAGAGGCTGCCCCGGCGCACGCCACAAGCTCCCCCTAGCCTCTGCGTTACCTCCTACCCGGAGCCCTCGGAG TGCTCCTGGAAGGACCCTGAGGCGGAAGGCGCCTTCGAGCTGGCCCTGAGCATCACTCGAGCCGTGCGCTCCCTGCGTGCCGACTACAACCTCACCCGGATCCGGCCCGACT GTTTCCTGGAAGTGGCTGATGAGGCCACAGGCGCCCTGGCATCAGCAGTGTCGGGCTACGTGCAGACGCTGGCCAGCGCGGGTATAGTGGCTGTCCTGGCGCTGGGGGCTTCTGCACCCCAGGGCTGCGCTGTGGCCCTGGCTTCTGACCGCTGCTCTGTCCACCTGCAGCTGCAGGGCCTGGTAGACCCGGCCCGGGAGCTGGGCAAACTGCAGGCCAAGCGCAGTGAGGCACAGCGGCAGGCCCAGCGTCTACGGGAACGCCGCGCTGCCTCGGGCTACACTGTCAAGGTGCCCCTCAAAGTCCAGGAGGCAGATGAAGCCAAG CTCCAGCAGACAGAAGCAGAGCTCAGGAAGGTCGATGAGGCCATCTCCCTATTTCAGAAGATGCTGTGA
- the LSM2 gene encoding U6 snRNA-associated Sm-like protein LSm2, with the protein MLFYSFFKSLVGKDVVVELKNDLSICGTLHSVDQYLNIKLTDISVTDPEKYPHMLSVKNCFIRGSVVRYVQLPADEVDTQLLQDAARKEALQQKQ; encoded by the exons ATG CTCTTCTATTCCTTTTTCAAGTCCCTTGTGGGCAAGGATGTGGTCGTGGAACTCAAGAATGACCTGAG CATCTGTGGAACCCTCCATTCTGTGGATCAG tatCTCAACATCAAACTAACTGACATCAGTGTCACAGACCCTGAGAAATACCCTCACATG TTATCAGTGAAGAACTGCTTCATCCGGGGCTCAGTAGTTCGCTATGTGCAGCTGCCAGCAGATGAGGTCGACACACAGTTGCTACAGGATGCGGCAAGGAAGGAGGccctgcagcagaagcagtga